Proteins from a genomic interval of Solea solea chromosome 10, fSolSol10.1, whole genome shotgun sequence:
- the odam gene encoding uncharacterized protein odam, whose product MDLKTACLLVCLLRTSFALPLQIGIIASNSNEILRLNGLTLAALAQAQAGSILPQYVLQQQQPEVLLTPQMVNFNPQMSGPFGPQGTQLLFPTHGNQLTPMFVPNGQQEQLGPSLDPNAPLVPQQAQNPMQMFPQFQYPGYGFPQFPRQQGFQYFMPSYGYPQQRNTVVLPPNNGQQNLERTTQRPQLPLQQASQPKVQTERTWPVGTHKEATTIPPNPRGDASGPGIDEGNSNFPFLFEP is encoded by the exons ATGGATCTAAAAACGGCCTGTCTGTTGGTTTGTCTATTGAGGACCAGCTTCGCTCTGCCA CTGCAGATTGGAATTATTGCAAGCAACAGCAATGag atcCTAAGACTGAATGGACTAACTCTTGCAGCACTTGCACAAGCACAG GCGGGATCCATATTACCTCAGtatgtgctgcagcagcagcagccagaggTGCTGCTCACCCCACAGATGGTGAACTTCAACCCACAGATGTCTGGTCCCTTTGGGCCCCAGGGGACTCAGCTGCTGTTCCCCACCCACGGCAACCAGCTAACACCCATGTTTGTACCCAACGGCCAGCAGGAGCAGCTCGGGCCCTCACTGGACCCCAACGCTCCCCTTGTGCCTCAGCAGGCCCAAAACCCTATGCAG atgtttccaCAGTTTCAGTACCCTGGTTATGGATTCCCTCAATTTCCCAGACAGCAG GGATTCCAGTACTTCATGCCCTCATATGGCTACCCACAGCAGAGAAATACAGTGGTGCTGCCGCCTAACAACGGTCAAcagaacctggagagaaccaCACAGAGGCCACAGCTCCCTCTGCAG CAGGCCTCCCAGCCGAAGGTGcaaacagagaga ACATGGCCAGTGGGGACACACAAAGAGGCTACTACAATTCCTCCTAATCCTCGTGGTGACGCGTCAGGTCCTGGGATTGATGAG GGGAACTCCAATTTCCCGTTCCTGTTTGAGCCATAG
- the LOC131466364 gene encoding integumentary mucin C.1-like, producing the protein MLKLVLVLGCLLSLTLAQPRDMAHKRVARSSSESNSGSNEQTTGTSNISVSQLLELLKLLLSTTTTTTAAPTTTTTTKAPATTAAATTK; encoded by the exons ATGCTGAAGTTAGTGCTTGTGCTTGGATGCCTCCTGAGCCTCACTCTGGCTCAACCT AGAGACATGGCTCACAAACGTGTTGCCCGCTCAAGTTCTGAGTCTAACTCAGGCTCCAACGAG CAAACTACTGGTACTAGTAATATTTCGGTTTCACAACTGCTTGAGCTGCTGAAACTCTTACTCTctaccacaacaactacaactgcagccccgactactactactacaactaaaGCTCctgccaccactgctgctgcaactacCAAGTAG